Proteins co-encoded in one Plasmodium gaboni strain SY75 chromosome Unknown, whole genome shotgun sequence genomic window:
- a CDS encoding putative EMP1-like protein has translation KEIDCMKDDKNGERTFYLVGTPQFLRWLEEWTQQFCEKYNSYFGDIETNCTGSSTSIDCGGDDLCKKACTKYNDWITSKRKEWDGMKNYYAKILRIGKSSNQSPDGTDYHAISQRTAIDYLNQKCKTAINGTDKCCFCQNIGKDSMSSPTPQNSSNNDKTLDHIDSVMLKRDEKYKNYKSPCTVCYIQHIKDQIKAIETILDKKRSKEDEEAKRQYGFSCENSGKHVNDAKLCEKLDYSGKDELAHKLKVPFNPDEKDPKKNKENDTINCGGIPSDKKDIIWVGIDHYNWLPNLDKNIYVSPRRQKLCYYGLDGSKNNHELKYKLSRAAANEGYNLGIKYNDYKNHYGVEPCKALEYSFYDYKHIIMGTDNLEEENNGTNTSIKESLKNYNASNGKSPDDKENRKKFWDDNKDCLWRIMKCGYKKAKEKSGDQTNHISDCGNTPTTFDDTPQFLVWFTEWSEDYCSKQRTQKNKLESACKNYMCNDSNNFTYKTKCKNACNEYKQFIQEYQKQYMNQKTKFDNEKKKKSGYDGLQNKDAYEFFKIKCSNKKCNCIYEDVKSKTEDGIKNFQEYPPGFKEKCECSIEECAGLSVTDSSFPDGAAFGGGYPRSICPTRQGNGNNCPAKETCINYNNKINVCTSKTYRNNDSWYKMDIKENNTNNNNKNIHNNNNDNEFLVVPPRTKQICLQHLTRNMSRIKNEEEFKEHILILASSEAKMLSELYSTELDKAFQAIKYSFADIGNIIKGDDILGK, from the coding sequence ACCGGTAGTAGTACTTCTATTGATTGTGGTGGTGATGATTTGTGTAAAAAGGCTTGcacaaaatataatgattGGATCACttcaaaaagaaaagaatgGGATGGTATGAAAAACTATTATGCGAAAATATTACGAATAGGAAAAAGTAGTAATCAATCCCCTGACGGAACGGACTATCATGCAATCAGTCAACGTACAGCTATTGATTATTTGAACCAAAAATGTAAAACTGCAATAAATGGAACAGATAAATGTTGTTTCTGCCAAAATATTGGTAAAGACAGTATGTCGTCTCCTACGCCACAAAATAGTAgtaataatgataaaacACTAGATCATATAGACTCTGTTATGTTGAAACGtgatgaaaaatataaaaattataagtCCCCATGTACCGTCTGTTACATTCAACATATCAAGGATCAAATAAAAGCTATTGAAACAATTTTGGATAAAAAACGATCAAAAGAAGATGAAGAAGCAAAACGACAATACGGATTCAGTTGTGAAAATAGTGGAAAACATGTTAATGATGCTAAATTGTGCGAGAAATTAGATTATAGTGGAAAAGATGAGTTGGCACACAAATTAAAAGTTCCTTTTAATCCTGATGAAAAAGATcccaaaaaaaataaagaaaacGATACTATAAATTGTGGAGGCATACCTAGtgataaaaaagatattatatGGGTAGGAATAGATCATTATAATTGGTTACCAAATTTGGACAAAAATATCTATGTTTCACCTCGACGACAAAAATTATGTTATTATGGCCTAGATGgttcaaaaaataatcacGAATTGAAATACAAATTATCTAGAGCTGCAGCCAATGAAGGATATAATCTAGgtattaaatataatgattaCAAAAACCATTATGGTGTAGAACCTTGTAAAGCATTGGAATATAGtttttatgattataaacatataattatggGTACTGATAATTTAGAGGAGGAAAATAATGGCACAAACACTTCAATAAAAGAATCTCTAAAAAACTATAATGCATCTAATGGTAAGTCACCTGACGACAAAGAaaacagaaaaaaattttggGATGACAACAAAGATTGTTTGTGGAGAATTATGAAATGCGGTTATAAAAAAGCCAAAGAAAAAAGTGGAGATCAAACCAATCATATTAGCGACTGTGGAAATACGCCAACTACCTTTGATGATACACCACAGTTTTTGGTATGGTTCACCGAATGGTCTGAAGATTATTGTTCTAAACAACGAACGcaaaaaaacaaattagAAAGTGCTtgtaaaaattatatgtgtaatgattctaataattttacatataaaacaaaatgtAAAAACGCATGTAATGAGTATAAACAATTTATTCAAGAATACCAAAAACAATACATGAATcaaaaaacaaaatttgacaatgaaaagaaaaaaaaatctgGCTATGACGGTCTACAAAATAAAGATGcatatgaattttttaaaattaaatgcTCTAATAAAAAATGCAATTGCATATATGAAGATGTAAAATCTAAAACTGAAGAtggaataaaaaattttcaaGAATACCCTCCTGGATTTAAAGAAAAGTGTGAATGTTCTATAGAAGAATGTGCTGGTTTAAGTGTAACCGATAGCAGTTTTCCTGATGGAGCAGCATTCGGAGGAGGTTATCCAAGATCCATATGTCCTACAAGGCAAGGAAATGGTAATAATTGTCCTGCAAAAGAAACTTGTATTAATTACAATAACAAAATTAATGTATGTACTAGCAAAACATATAGGAATAATGATTCATGGTATAAAATGgatataaaagaaaataatacaaataataataataaaaatattcataacaataataatgataatgaatTTCTTGTGGTTCCTCCTAGAACAAAACAAATATGTCTACAACATCTTACAAGAAATATGAGTcgtataaaaaatgaagaagaatTTAAAGAGcatattcttattttagCATCTTCAGAAGCTAAAATGTTAAGTGAATTATATTCTACAGAACTTGATAAAGCATTTCAAGCAATAAAATACAGTTTTGCTGATATAGGAAATATCATAAAGGGAGATGATATTCTGGGGAAGG